Proteins encoded together in one Salarchaeum sp. JOR-1 window:
- a CDS encoding metal-dependent hydrolase, giving the protein MFVGHETLAFALVALAALRLGRSRPEALALGVAAGAFAAVPDVDMVYAPAGLLGLDSASAFAAANAFWSASTVVHRAMTHSVVVAVPAALGFALAAHDSRTRLVAAPVLLALVGVAAVASGALGAFVMAVYVAAGALVAVLAARRLALAPREVAAVALAGLVSHPFGDLFTGEAPQFLYPLSGVVFDGRLALAADPTLHLLGAFGVELAAIWLGVLTYLHLTERSPWRHLNVRAAGGAAYALAAFVIAPPTLDTSYQFVFSVLAVGFVGVVPDWKRRLPPLSTATITGLAAITVAGLAYAVAYVAA; this is encoded by the coding sequence ATGTTCGTCGGCCACGAGACGCTCGCGTTCGCGCTGGTCGCCCTCGCGGCGCTCCGCCTCGGGCGCTCGCGACCGGAGGCGCTCGCGCTCGGCGTCGCCGCGGGCGCGTTCGCCGCCGTCCCCGACGTCGACATGGTGTACGCGCCCGCCGGCCTGCTCGGCCTCGACTCGGCGAGCGCGTTCGCCGCCGCGAACGCCTTCTGGAGCGCGTCCACTGTCGTCCACCGCGCGATGACGCACTCGGTCGTCGTCGCCGTCCCCGCTGCGCTCGGGTTCGCGCTCGCCGCGCACGACTCCCGGACGCGACTGGTCGCCGCGCCCGTCCTGCTCGCGCTCGTCGGCGTCGCCGCCGTCGCGAGCGGCGCGCTCGGCGCGTTCGTCATGGCCGTGTACGTCGCCGCGGGCGCGCTCGTCGCCGTGCTCGCCGCGCGCCGCCTCGCGCTCGCCCCCCGCGAGGTCGCGGCGGTCGCGCTCGCCGGACTCGTCTCGCATCCGTTCGGCGACCTGTTCACGGGGGAGGCCCCGCAGTTCCTCTACCCGCTCTCCGGCGTCGTCTTCGACGGCCGGCTCGCGCTCGCCGCCGATCCGACGCTCCACCTGCTCGGCGCGTTCGGCGTCGAACTCGCCGCCATCTGGCTCGGCGTCCTCACCTACCTCCACCTCACCGAGCGCTCGCCGTGGCGGCACCTGAACGTCCGCGCCGCGGGCGGCGCGGCGTACGCGCTCGCCGCGTTCGTCATCGCGCCGCCGACCCTCGACACGTCCTACCAGTTCGTGTTCAGCGTGCTCGCCGTCGGATTCGTCGGCGTCGTCCCCGACTGGAAGCGCCGCCTCCCGCCGCTCTCGACTGCCACCATCACCGGCCTCGCCGCCATCACAGTCGCCGGACTCGCGTACGCCGTCGCGTACGTCGCCGCGTGA
- the hisD gene encoding histidinol dehydrogenase, translating to MTLDPERVADLGPERRRALFERDAGVEAVRGDVRDILSRVRAEGDAALREFAREFDDTDVGNLDVTDAAERAYDDLDDDTRQAIDDAVENVREFHEAQVPEDWREAFDGRELGRRFRPIERAGVYVPGGAAAYPSSAIMGVVPAKVAGVEQVAVATPPADEMNPVTLAAIHAAGADTVYAVGGAQAVGALAYGTETVNSVQLVVGPGNKWVTAAKAEVRGDVEIDFLAGPSEVLVLADDTADPELVAADALAQAEHDPNASVVVVTDDEATADAVCEAIDARLGERERADIIEDCLDGDASGVFVARSQSEAVLFAEEYAAEHLSIQADEDEHILDRISNAGSVFLGPYTPVAAGDYATGTNHVLPTNGRAKVTGGLSVDTFLRATTVQRLDRDSLGDIRDTVTTLANAEGLDGHAASVDARFRDEE from the coding sequence ATGACTCTCGACCCGGAGCGCGTCGCGGACCTCGGCCCCGAGCGACGCCGCGCGCTCTTCGAACGCGACGCGGGCGTGGAGGCGGTCCGCGGGGACGTCCGCGACATCCTCTCGCGGGTTCGCGCGGAGGGCGACGCGGCGCTCCGCGAGTTCGCGCGCGAGTTCGACGACACCGACGTGGGGAACCTCGACGTGACCGACGCGGCCGAGCGCGCGTACGACGACCTCGACGACGACACCCGGCAGGCCATCGACGACGCCGTCGAGAACGTCCGCGAGTTCCACGAGGCCCAGGTTCCCGAGGACTGGCGCGAGGCGTTCGACGGCCGCGAACTCGGCCGGCGGTTCCGGCCCATCGAGCGCGCGGGCGTCTACGTGCCCGGCGGCGCGGCGGCCTACCCGTCGTCGGCGATTATGGGCGTCGTGCCGGCGAAGGTGGCGGGCGTGGAGCAGGTGGCGGTGGCGACGCCGCCCGCGGACGAGATGAACCCGGTGACGCTCGCGGCGATTCACGCGGCGGGCGCGGACACCGTGTACGCGGTCGGCGGCGCGCAGGCCGTCGGCGCGCTCGCGTACGGCACGGAGACCGTCAACTCCGTCCAGTTGGTCGTCGGCCCCGGGAACAAGTGGGTGACCGCGGCGAAGGCCGAGGTTCGCGGGGACGTGGAAATCGACTTCCTCGCGGGCCCGAGCGAAGTCCTGGTTCTCGCGGACGACACCGCCGACCCCGAACTGGTCGCGGCGGACGCGCTCGCGCAGGCGGAACACGACCCGAACGCGTCCGTCGTCGTCGTGACCGACGACGAGGCCACCGCAGACGCCGTCTGCGAGGCCATCGACGCCCGACTCGGCGAGCGCGAGCGCGCAGACATCATCGAGGACTGCCTCGACGGGGACGCGAGCGGCGTGTTCGTCGCGCGCTCGCAGAGCGAGGCCGTGCTGTTCGCGGAGGAGTACGCCGCGGAGCACCTCTCGATTCAGGCCGACGAGGACGAGCACATCCTCGACCGCATCAGTAATGCGGGAAGCGTCTTCCTCGGCCCGTACACGCCCGTCGCGGCGGGCGACTACGCCACCGGCACGAACCACGTCCTCCCGACGAACGGCAGGGCGAAGGTCACCGGCGGCCTCAGCGTGGACACGTTCCTCCGCGCGACCACCGTCCAGCGCCTCGACCGCGACTCGCTCGGCGACATCCGGGACACCGTGACGACGCTCGCGAACGCCGAAGGCCTCGACGGCCACGCCGCGAGCGTCGACGCCCGCTTCCGGGACGAGGAGTGA